From Deltaproteobacteria bacterium, one genomic window encodes:
- a CDS encoding BolA family transcriptional regulator produces the protein MVNPAEIRRRIEAELPGASVIVEDTTGGGDHFSVHVTAEQFRSLSMVQQHQRVYKSLSDLMAGPGAPLHALALKTQAPA, from the coding sequence ATGGTGAACCCTGCAGAAATCAGGCGGCGGATCGAGGCGGAACTGCCCGGTGCCAGTGTCATAGTGGAGGATACCACCGGAGGTGGTGATCATTTCAGTGTCCATGTGACCGCCGAGCAGTTTCGAAGCTTGTCGATGGTCCAGCAGCATCAACGGGTGTACAAGTCCCTTTCGGACCTGATGGCTGGACCGGGGGCGCCGTTGCATGCTCTGGCGCTGAAAACGCAGGCCCCGGCCTGA
- a CDS encoding FecR domain-containing protein — MKAYHLLFAAIAFLAILVIPAASQPKRAGTIALVNGRVIVTSRGVTFPAEPGSPVYEGDRIRSFNPGKAKIVFTDDTIINIGRDTEFEIKTASFSLFRRDSSFDVFRGRFKVAVGKLFTGTSQFELRTPTVVTGVRGTVFWGDTELDAMCALQGEIEVTPVSNPSARQYLKDGQCAAGYKGGNPAAISPTAEAVRGYIDEVTPE; from the coding sequence TTGAAAGCATACCACCTGCTGTTCGCCGCCATCGCTTTTCTCGCCATTCTCGTCATCCCCGCCGCTTCCCAGCCAAAACGGGCCGGGACCATTGCCCTTGTTAATGGCCGGGTGATCGTGACGTCCAGGGGCGTCACTTTCCCGGCGGAACCCGGTTCGCCCGTCTATGAGGGCGACAGGATACGGTCGTTCAATCCGGGCAAGGCGAAAATCGTCTTTACCGATGATACGATCATCAACATTGGCCGTGATACGGAGTTCGAGATCAAAACGGCCAGTTTCAGCCTTTTCCGGCGGGATTCGTCTTTCGATGTATTTCGGGGCCGCTTCAAGGTGGCCGTCGGCAAGCTCTTCACCGGCACCAGCCAGTTCGAACTGCGCACTCCCACCGTCGTCACTGGCGTCCGGGGGACCGTATTCTGGGGCGACACGGAACTGGATGCCATGTGCGCGCTGCAGGGGGAGATAGAGGTGACGCCGGTCTCGAACCCCTCCGCCCGGCAGTATCTCAAGGATGGCCAGTGTGCCGCTGGCTACAAGGGCGGGAACCCTGCCGCCAT